The Deinococcus sp. Marseille-Q6407 DNA window CGAGAAGCTGGGCAAGAACCAGACCGAGCGTAACAAGAAGCTGGGCAATATCGTTGGCAAGATTGCCGAAGGCCTCAGCGAGTTCTCCACCGACAGCGACACCTTGGGTGACGCTTACGAGTACCTCATCGGTCAGTTCGCCGCAGGCTCGGGTAAGAAGGCTGGGGAGTTCTACACTCCCCAGCAGGTCTCCAGCGTGCTGTCCGGCATCGTAGCTCTGGACAGCCAGGACCCCTCACTGGGCTATAAGAAGCACCTCGGTAAAGTGCTGGACATGACCAGCGGCTCCGGCTCCCTGCTGCTAAACGTGCGGCGCACGGTAGAAGCCCACGGCGGCGACATCAGCAAGATCTACGGTCAGGAAAAGAACATCACCACCTACAACCTGGCCCGCATGAACATGCTGCTGCACGGGGTCAAGGACACCGAGTTCGACATCTTTCACGGGGATACCCTCAGCAACGACTGGGACATCTTCAAAGAAGAGAATCCCGCCAAGAAGCTGCAGTTCGATGCGGTGGTGGCCAACCCACCCTTTAGTCTCCGTTGGGAACCAGGGGAGGCCACTGCACAGGATGCCCGCTTCAAGAGCTACGGCGTAGCTCCTAAGTCGGCAGCAGACTTCGCCTTCCTGCTGCACGGCTTCCACTACCTGTCTCAGGAAGGCACGATGGCGATTATCCTCCCTCACGGCGTTCTGTTCCGTGGTGGAGCGGAGGAGCGGATTCGCAAGAAGCTGCTGGAAGACAGCAACATCGATACCATCATTGGTTTACCTTCTAACCTGTTCTACTCGACCGGTATCCCGGTAGCGATCCTGGTGCTCAAGAAGTGCAAGAAGTTTGATGACGTTCTCGTCATCAATGCCAGTGAACACTTTGGCAAGAAAAAGCGCCAGAACGAACTGCGTCCCCAGGATATCGAGAAGATTCTGGAGACCTATCAGAACCGTAGTGAAGAAGAACGCTACTCCCGTCGCGTATCGATGGACGAAATCCGCGAGAACGGCTACAACCTGAACATTACCCGCTATGTGAGCACCGACCAGGCCGAGGAACAGATTGACCTGCAGGCGGTGCATGGGAACCTCTCGGAGATTGAGAAGCGTATCCAGGAGGCGACGGAGCGGCACAACGGGTTTTTGCGGGAGTTGGGGCTACCACTGCTTGGTTGAGAGGCTACATGGTGCTTGTCCAGCATGGTGAGCAACCCGAAGACTATTCACTGGGTTGGTTATTTACAGAAACACATAAAGAATTATGCTATAGTCATGTTGCTTGAGCCTCTAAATTCAGGGACTAGCTCAAGATGTTTGCGATTTCTCATGTACTGGGCAGGCGTATCGCCTTTTCAGATGCCCCAGTATTTTGCACCTCATGACACGAAATCCGTTGTAGGAACTGAACGTATTCATCCTGTATTCCCTGGAGGACACCGTTATGGCAAAGATCACTTTTCATCCGATTGGCAATGCTCATAACTTGCACCTTGCATAGCTGAGCGAATAGCCGTGCTGGAGAAGAAATTCTCGTTCTTTTTGGAGCTGACTCAGAAGATGGTTGAGCCTGACTACGGGGAACAGGGTGTAGAGGGCCAGGCGTGCCGCCTCTTTCAGGGTCATGTCCTCAGAGCGGTACAGCATGGTTAGGGTGAAGGCCAGGAAGACCATCAAAATCCAGCGGTCCAGACCCCTGGCAGTTCGCAGCGCGAACTGCGCCAACCCAAACTGATG harbors:
- a CDS encoding type I restriction-modification system subunit M, yielding MTDAQLNQLGKTLWAIANQLRGAMNADDFRDYMLAFLFLRYLSDNYEARAKQELGEDWPAVGEGENALQAFYDQNPDDIADFEDMMRKEVHYVIQPQHLWSHIAELARKQSEDLLSTLRAGFKYIEEESFGDNFAGLFSEINLDSEKLGKNQTERNKKLGNIVGKIAEGLSEFSTDSDTLGDAYEYLIGQFAAGSGKKAGEFYTPQQVSSVLSGIVALDSQDPSLGYKKHLGKVLDMTSGSGSLLLNVRRTVEAHGGDISKIYGQEKNITTYNLARMNMLLHGVKDTEFDIFHGDTLSNDWDIFKEENPAKKLQFDAVVANPPFSLRWEPGEATAQDARFKSYGVAPKSAADFAFLLHGFHYLSQEGTMAIILPHGVLFRGGAEERIRKKLLEDSNIDTIIGLPSNLFYSTGIPVAILVLKKCKKFDDVLVINASEHFGKKKRQNELRPQDIEKILETYQNRSEEERYSRRVSMDEIRENGYNLNITRYVSTDQAEEQIDLQAVHGNLSEIEKRIQEATERHNGFLRELGLPLLG